The genomic interval TTTATGGATTGCATATGTAGATATATCAATAGATTCTTTTGCATTTTTTATCAACTGCAGCCTTGCCAAACCTGAGTCTTCCCTATCTTGAAGTAATACAACTTTATCTGGTGATACAACTTTTTTGTCATTCTGATTGAGTCTAGTCGTTGGCTTCCAAAGAGGGTCTGACTTGGGATCATAAAAATAAGGAACAATGACACAAGAAATTACAATATAAAGAAGGTAAACTCCAGCAAGTACCATGATTGTCTTCAGACTATTACCGATCATATTGTCTCCCACCATTTTTTAATATAATTCTTATTATATTCTCCCTAATTTGAAAAATTATTAAAAAGAAAATTACGCTAACTAATTATTCCTATTTACTTTTTTAGAAAGATACGTGAAATAGGAATAACGGCAACTTAAATCCCTTGTAAACTCCCTATGAAAAATTTTCCAAAATAACGGAAATATCAACCGACTTGCTATAATGCATATTAAACTAAGCAAGATTTCTCAATAAAAAAATGCGGAGCCAATAGATTGTTTAATCTTGTACTCATTGAAAATATTAGATTCCCATTCACTAAAAGAATATTTTTTACAATTCTGATATCCCTAAACCATTTGCAACACATTTAAATTAGTACGAGGATTCCTTCAACAAGTTTGGTAGAGAGAACCCGATTTACTAATAGATTTCATTTGTGAATCTTAATTGAGAAAAAGCCTCAACAAATGAAAATCACTTGTTATGTAGCAAAAACAACTTAAACCGCATACCAATGTTGTCAACTTTTTTACGAAAAGAAGCGAGATACATAGTATATAAAAATTAAAATAATTATTATTAAGTTCCATCTTATCCTTGACAAAATAATTAAATTTATATAATAATAAATGTTGTATTGTAATAATTATTATTTGAATAAGTTTAGATTATTCGTCTAAACTAGTAATAAATTTTATTCATATTTAGGAGGAATTTAACGATGTCAATTATTGGAAGAGAAGTTGCGCCATTTAAAGCTCAAGCATTTCAAAAAGGTGAATTTATTGAAGTAACAGAAGAAAACTTAAAAGGTAAATGGAGTATTTTCTGTTTTTACCCAGCTGATTTCACTTTTGTATGCCCAACTGAATTAGAAGATTTACAAAACGAATATGCTACATTAAAAAACCTTGGTGTAGAAGTATACTCTGTTTCAACAGACACTCATTTCACACACAAAGCATGGCATGATCATTCAGATGCAATCGGAAAAATTGAGTACATAATGATTGGTGATCCAACACAAAGAATTTCTCGTGACTTTGAAATTCTAAACGAAGAAGCTGGTCTTGCAGACCGTGGAACTTTCATTATCGATCCAGATGGTAAAATCCAAGCTGTTGAAATCAATGCTGATGGTATCGGCCGTGACGCTAGCACACTTGTTAACAAAATTAAAGCTGCACAATATGTACGCAACAATCCAGGTGAAGTTTGCCCAGCTAAATGGCAAGAAGGTAGCACAACACTTAAGCCTAGCCTAGACCTTGTTGGTAAAATTTAAGGGAGTGGCTCTATATGTTACTAGATAATGAAATAAAAGGGCAATTGAATCAATATTTGCAAATGATGGAAGGCGATGTGGTTCTTAAGGTTAGCACGGGATCTGATGAAGTATCCCGTGACATGCTAGCCCTAGTTGATGAACTAGCTACTATGTCATCTAATATCAAAGTAGAAACAACTGAATTAGAGAGAACACCAAGCTTTAGTGTGAATCGTGTTGGAGAAGATACTGGAATTACTTTTGCTGGTATCCCTCTAGGACATGAATTTACTTCTCTAGTATTAGCTTTACTTCAAGTAAGTGGTAGAGCTCCTAAGGTAGAGCAAAAAGTAATCGATCAAATTAAAGCAATCAAAGGTGAATATCGCTTTGAATCTTACATTAGCTTAACTTGCCATAACTGTCCGGATGTTGTACAAGCATTGAATGTTATGAGTCTTTTAAACCCTGGAATCACACATACAATGATTGACGGGGCTGCTTTTAAAGAAGAAGTAGAAAGCAAAGATATCATGGCAGTGCCTACTGTTTTCCTTAATGGAGAATCATTCGGCAGTGGTCGTATGTCATTAGAAGAAATTTTAGCAAAAATGGGTAGCACAGCTGATGCTTCTGAATTTGCTAGCAAAGAACCTTTTGATGTATTAGTAGTTGGTGGTGGTCCTGCTGGTTCAAGTGCTGCAATCTATGCTGCACGTAAAGGAATCCGCACTGGTATTGTTGCAGAACGCTTCGGTGGCCAAATCATGGATACTTTAGCTATTGAAAACTTCATTAGTGTAAAGCAAACAGAAGGTCCTAAGCTTGCAGCTAGTTTAGAAGAACATGTAAAAGAATATAACATTGATGTTATGAATCTTCAACGTGCTAAACGCCTAGAGAAAAAGGATTTAATAGAAATCGAGCTAGAGAATGGTGCCGTTCTTAAAAGTAAATCTGTTATTCTATCAACTGGTGCTCGCTGGCGTAATGTTGGCGTACCTGGTGAAGCAGAATTTAAGAACAAAGGTGTAGCATATTGCCCACACTGTGACGGTCCATTATTTACTGGAAAAGATGTTGCTGTAATTGGTGGCGGTAACTCAGGAATTGAAGCTGCTATTGACTTGGCAGGAATTGTGAAACACGTAACAGTTCTTGAATATATGTCAGAATTAAAAGCTGATTCTGTTTTACAAGAGCGTCTTTATAGCCTTCCAAACGTTACTGTTCTTAAAAATGTTCAAACAAAAGAAATTACTGGTACTGATAAAGTTAACGGTATTACTTATATTGAACGTGAGACAGGCGAAGAAAAACATGTCGAGCTTGCAGGTGTATTCGTTCAAATCGGTCTAGTACCTAATACAGATTGGTTAGAAGGCGCTGTAGAGCGTAACAGAATGGGTGAAATTCTTGTCGATAAGCATGGTGCTACAAGCCTACCAGGTGTATTCGCAGCTGGAGATTGTACAGACAGTGCTTATAAGCAAATCATTATTTCTATGGGTTCAGGTGCAACTGCTTCTTTAGGTGCATTTGATTATCTAATCCGTAATTAATAGGTGTTTATGTAAAAGAGCTTCCTTTTTGGGGAGCTCTTTTTTATTATGTGGATTTTATTTGGTAGGGGTTGTAGGTGGTTTTTTGTAATTTTTTTATTGTGAAATGACTAATTAAAAGGCCAATCCTCTAAAACAGGACTGGCCTTCATTCATTTCCACTTTATAATTCTAGCTCCATCCACTCATCTGTTTCCTTAAATCCGAACTTCTTGTAAACAGGCCTTCCGAGCTTTGAGGCACCTAGCCACATTTTTGTAATGCCTAAGCTTTTTGCTTCGTCTACTAATTTGGTTAATAGACTGGTAGCAATTCCTTTTCCACGATATTCATTTTTCGTATACATATTTGTCACATAAGCTTTTTTACCGCTTTTATTGGTATACGAAGGGGGAAAGTCATAAATAACGATTGCTCCAGTTGCTATGATTTCGTTTTGTTCCATTGCGATTAATTGAATTAGAGATTCATCAGTAAACTTCTTTTCAAAAAAAGCTTCTAGCTCTTTATCAATATCTTTATCTGCTTTAATCCCTTCATCTACTAACTGGGTTTTCCTCAGCTCCATTAGCAAGTGGATATCCTCAATTGTCGCTTTACGATAATTCATCTAATCCCCCTCGTTTTGATATACTTTATTATTATTTATTCCATTTTCCTTTTGTAAGCTTTTTTTCTGAGCCGAAAAGCATTGTTACACTAAGGCCTAATACAAAGGTAACAAGACATAATATAATGGTAGTCGCTCCCGTTACCATTCCAGGAAAAACAACGAAAAGAGAACCAATAATTAGTCCTATAATGATTGCATACGTGATATGTGGGAAATGAGAAAGTGAATATTTAATCCCTTTACTACTTCCAATAAATCCAACTACTGCGCCAAGTCCAATAACTAAGATTACTGGAATATTCAATGTCGACAATGCATTAATTGCTGTTGAATAGACGCCAAGCAACAGTAAAATAAACGAACCACTAATTCCCGGAAGAAGCATTGCCATACTTGCAAGCCAACCAGAGAAAAATAATCCTATAACTGACAATACCGATAAGGAGGTGATAGGCTCTGTAGTTTTTTCTGGGTTAAAAAAAGCCATTGAAGCAATCAGAATTGCTGCTATTGCTAAAGTAATATAATGTTTAGAACCAAAATTCTTTTTCGGCTGTGCCTGCTTAAGCATAAGGGGAATAACACCAATAATTAGCCCAATAAAGAAGAATTGAGTAG from Niallia sp. FSL W8-0635 carries:
- a CDS encoding DUF368 domain-containing protein; this translates as MEWKNLYRGFIMGISDLIPGVSGGTIAVILGIYDRLLDAISGFFSRRWKEQLSFLIPLAVGMGTALLLLSRLIEYLLENYHEPTQFFFIGLIIGVIPLMLKQAQPKKNFGSKHYITLAIAAILIASMAFFNPEKTTEPITSLSVLSVIGLFFSGWLASMAMLLPGISGSFILLLLGVYSTAINALSTLNIPVILVIGLGAVVGFIGSSKGIKYSLSHFPHITYAIIIGLIIGSLFVVFPGMVTGATTIILCLVTFVLGLSVTMLFGSEKKLTKGKWNK
- a CDS encoding GNAT family N-acetyltransferase — translated: MNYRKATIEDIHLLMELRKTQLVDEGIKADKDIDKELEAFFEKKFTDESLIQLIAMEQNEIIATGAIVIYDFPPSYTNKSGKKAYVTNMYTKNEYRGKGIATSLLTKLVDEAKSLGITKMWLGASKLGRPVYKKFGFKETDEWMELEL
- the ahpC gene encoding alkyl hydroperoxide reductase subunit C translates to MSIIGREVAPFKAQAFQKGEFIEVTEENLKGKWSIFCFYPADFTFVCPTELEDLQNEYATLKNLGVEVYSVSTDTHFTHKAWHDHSDAIGKIEYIMIGDPTQRISRDFEILNEEAGLADRGTFIIDPDGKIQAVEINADGIGRDASTLVNKIKAAQYVRNNPGEVCPAKWQEGSTTLKPSLDLVGKI
- the ahpF gene encoding alkyl hydroperoxide reductase subunit F, with the translated sequence MLLDNEIKGQLNQYLQMMEGDVVLKVSTGSDEVSRDMLALVDELATMSSNIKVETTELERTPSFSVNRVGEDTGITFAGIPLGHEFTSLVLALLQVSGRAPKVEQKVIDQIKAIKGEYRFESYISLTCHNCPDVVQALNVMSLLNPGITHTMIDGAAFKEEVESKDIMAVPTVFLNGESFGSGRMSLEEILAKMGSTADASEFASKEPFDVLVVGGGPAGSSAAIYAARKGIRTGIVAERFGGQIMDTLAIENFISVKQTEGPKLAASLEEHVKEYNIDVMNLQRAKRLEKKDLIEIELENGAVLKSKSVILSTGARWRNVGVPGEAEFKNKGVAYCPHCDGPLFTGKDVAVIGGGNSGIEAAIDLAGIVKHVTVLEYMSELKADSVLQERLYSLPNVTVLKNVQTKEITGTDKVNGITYIERETGEEKHVELAGVFVQIGLVPNTDWLEGAVERNRMGEILVDKHGATSLPGVFAAGDCTDSAYKQIIISMGSGATASLGAFDYLIRN